Proteins from a single region of Lasioglossum baleicum chromosome 1, iyLasBale1, whole genome shotgun sequence:
- the LOC143207462 gene encoding uncharacterized protein LOC143207462: MMLIYSESLQHFSKVIWRKIASLVPRLQDNLETVICCDESDVYNENRLSETFSAEDRLLEYTINGDLCTQDVQVESTTVNDIDDDIPTTSTDNINICIESRGVPTVTWQFCQRHPMPVIGRPGHPLAA, translated from the exons ATGATGTTAATTTACAGTGAATCGCTACAGCATTTCTCTAAAGTAATATGGAGAAAAATAGCTTCTCTTGTTCCACGATTGCAAGACAACTTAGAAACTGTTATCTG CTGCGATGAAAGTGATGTATATAATGAAAATCGCTTGAGTGAAACATTTAGTGCAG AGGACAGATTGCTCGAGTACACGATTAACGGAGACCTTTGTACTCAAGATGTACAGGTAGAAAGTACAACAGTCAATGATATAGATG ATGACATTCCAACAACATCGACGGATAACATTAACATATGTATAGAAAGTCGAGGAGTACctactgtgacgtggcagttttgccaacgtcacccgatgccggttatcggaagaccgggtcaccctctggcagcctaa